In Juglans regia cultivar Chandler chromosome 5, Walnut 2.0, whole genome shotgun sequence, the following are encoded in one genomic region:
- the LOC109021737 gene encoding protein GLUTAMINE DUMPER 2-like produces the protein MRSITSTSAATKASPSMSPAPSLWHSPVPYLFGGLAAMLGLIALALLILACSYWRLTGQLDERERRSEKDLESGDEGKDARDSECKVPKVYEDKILVIMAGDEKPTFLATPMHAKAASCGDGNVEKGDQKKKKGDKAENFETTIKEVDDQDEDTRIEENKVISNSQETPKAQGHNQ, from the coding sequence atgaGAAGCATTACCAGCACAAGCGCAGCAACAAAGGCTTCTCCATCAATGTCACCAGCACCATCTCTGTGGCACTCTCCTGTGCCGTACCTCTTCGGAGGGCTGGCGGCGATGCTGGGTCTGATAGCATTAGCTTTATTGATCTTGGCTTGCTCTTACTGGAGGCTCACCGGGCAACTGGATGAGAGAGAAAGGCGAAGCGAGAAGGATTTGGAGAGCGGCGACGAAGGAAAAGATGCGAGGGATTCCGAGTGTAAGGTGCCAAAGGTTTACGAGGACAAGATCTTGGTGATCATGGCTGGCGATGAGAAGCCCACGTTCTTGGCCACCCCTATGCACGCTAAAGCAGCATCTTGTGGGGATGGGAATGTCGAGAAGGGtgatcagaagaagaagaagggagacAAAGCAGAGAACTTTGAGACAACGATAAAGGAAGTGGATGATCAAGATGAAGATACCAggatagaagaaaataaagtgatCTCCAACTCCCAGGAGACCCCAAAAGCCCAAGGTCACAACCAGTGA